One Porphyromonas pogonae genomic region harbors:
- a CDS encoding beta-N-acetylhexosaminidase, with amino-acid sequence MNCINTLLKHLSMGVILFFLFSLFEGKAFATPISASSTLSHKGGTDSLKVIPSVDKWEPSQGYYGIKHLDVSYAQGNDSIRELAHVFHEEIARDLKLTSKLRGAVGTGGKHTGTPGIFLNIDADIPKPEAYRIRITSKNILLSGHDYRGLVWATRTLLQMMAQYGYGLPQGAIEDSPSYPNRGFMIDVARKFFTIEDLRDYIKQLSYYKMNELQVHLNDNGFPEYFGNDWNKTYSAFRLQSDYFPGLAAKDGHYTKQEFRDLQKMGRIYGVNVIPEIDIPAHSLAFAHYRPELGSKKYGEDHLDLDNPHVYTFCDSLLREYISGDNPVFINDDVHIGTDEYDARESEKYRAFTDRYLRFVQSLGKTARMWGGLRWLKGKTPVQAQDVVMNAWSYDWVDPHLSVQDGYKLLNSCDTWLYIVPATGYYRDTLDTKWLYDKWTPLMMNRKETLSDSEKHALLGTMFAVWNDHCGNGISAQDVHWRVYPAIKVMAEQTWSVDHTERSKDYNAFRHSMDILHEAPGVDMVGRWSDKELQAFNRSVKGKSYTLTGNNTYSMHAPHNSAGFDYEVEFSWLDKGSRPGTVLFGNRYTEILVNIEGTGCIGFTRDGYTYKFNYKVDNRRHHYKITGTSAKTCLWVDGRSVDTLSAVPIESSINKHGRKTHMYYQQTLFFPTQTVGHPTRSAKGRLSDISIKQISH; translated from the coding sequence ATGAACTGTATTAATACGCTTTTGAAACACCTTTCTATGGGGGTGATACTCTTCTTCCTATTCTCTCTTTTTGAGGGGAAAGCCTTTGCAACACCCATATCTGCTTCCTCTACGCTTAGTCACAAGGGGGGTACAGATTCTTTGAAAGTAATCCCCTCGGTAGATAAGTGGGAGCCTTCACAAGGATATTATGGTATCAAACATCTCGATGTGAGTTATGCGCAGGGCAATGACTCCATACGTGAGCTGGCTCATGTATTCCATGAGGAGATCGCCCGTGACCTCAAATTGACCTCTAAACTACGAGGTGCGGTCGGTACGGGCGGGAAGCATACGGGCACTCCCGGTATCTTCCTCAATATCGATGCCGACATCCCTAAGCCCGAGGCTTACCGCATACGCATTACATCCAAAAACATACTCCTTAGCGGTCATGATTACCGTGGACTTGTGTGGGCTACCCGCACACTGTTGCAGATGATGGCACAGTATGGCTATGGCCTGCCACAGGGTGCGATAGAGGATAGCCCGTCTTATCCCAATAGGGGATTTATGATAGATGTGGCGAGAAAATTTTTCACTATAGAGGATTTACGTGATTACATCAAGCAATTGTCGTACTACAAGATGAATGAGTTGCAGGTGCACCTCAATGACAACGGTTTTCCCGAATATTTCGGCAATGACTGGAATAAAACCTATTCAGCTTTCAGATTGCAGAGCGATTACTTCCCTGGACTGGCTGCAAAGGATGGGCACTATACCAAGCAAGAGTTTCGTGACTTGCAAAAGATGGGGCGTATCTACGGAGTCAATGTGATTCCCGAGATTGATATTCCGGCTCATAGCCTTGCTTTTGCGCACTACCGCCCCGAGCTGGGGAGTAAGAAATACGGAGAGGATCACCTTGATCTGGACAATCCTCATGTATACACCTTTTGCGACAGTCTCTTGCGCGAGTATATCAGTGGGGACAATCCTGTTTTTATCAACGATGATGTACACATCGGTACGGATGAGTATGATGCACGCGAATCGGAGAAGTACCGTGCTTTTACCGATCGTTACCTTCGATTTGTACAGTCGCTGGGCAAAACGGCACGTATGTGGGGAGGTCTGCGATGGCTCAAGGGTAAGACCCCCGTACAAGCCCAAGATGTGGTGATGAACGCCTGGTCTTATGACTGGGTAGATCCTCACCTCTCAGTGCAGGATGGGTACAAGCTACTCAATAGCTGCGATACTTGGCTCTACATTGTCCCGGCCACGGGGTACTACCGTGATACATTGGACACGAAGTGGCTGTACGACAAATGGACTCCTCTGATGATGAATCGCAAAGAGACTTTGTCCGACAGCGAAAAGCATGCCTTGCTGGGTACCATGTTTGCCGTGTGGAATGATCACTGTGGCAACGGTATATCAGCCCAAGATGTACACTGGCGTGTGTACCCTGCTATCAAAGTCATGGCAGAGCAGACGTGGAGCGTGGATCATACAGAGAGGAGCAAAGACTACAATGCCTTCAGGCACAGCATGGACATCCTGCACGAAGCTCCGGGAGTGGATATGGTGGGTCGTTGGTCCGACAAGGAGTTGCAGGCATTCAACCGGTCGGTCAAGGGCAAGAGCTATACGCTCACGGGCAACAATACATATAGCATGCATGCACCTCACAACTCTGCAGGCTTTGATTACGAAGTGGAGTTCTCATGGCTCGACAAGGGTAGCAGGCCCGGTACCGTACTGTTTGGCAATAGATACACGGAAATTCTTGTCAATATAGAGGGTACGGGGTGCATCGGCTTTACACGTGACGGATATACTTATAAGTTCAATTATAAGGTAGATAATCGCAGGCATCACTATAAGATCACGGGTACATCCGCCAAGACATGCTTGTGGGTGGATGGCCGGTCGGTAGATACATTGAGCGCTGTGCCCATAGAGTCATCGATCAATAAACACGGACGTAAGACCCATATGTACTATCAGCAGACATTGTTTTTCCCTACCCAAACCGTAGGGCATCCTACACGCTCTGCTAAGGGTAGGCTCAGCGACATTTCTATTAAGCAGATCTCCCATTAG